CATCACCGTTGGATGGATCAGATCGCTTCATGGCAGTATTTCTCTTTAAACAACGATAAAGGTCACTACTACGCAAgtcaaggagaagaagatatgaAAAACCCTAATCGATGTAATTGTAGCAACAGCAGCAAGAAAGAGAGGGGAGACTGTGGAAGCTGCAGAAACTCGTTAAAAGCTTCGGTGTCCAGAGGACACTGGAGACCAGCTGAAGATGCTAAGCTGAAAGAACTAGTCGCGGTCTACGGCCCACAAAACTGGAACCTCATCGCTGAAAAGCTCCAAGGAAGATCCGGTAAGTAAATACTCTCTTAATAATTAGCTTTTCGAGATTGAAGGTATTGATGTTTTTGGTGTTGATGTTGAGCAGGTAAGAGTTGTAGGCTACGATGGTTTAACCAACTAGACCCGAGGATAAACAGGAGAGccttcacggaggaagaagaggagaggcTAATGCAAGCTCATAACCTTTATGGTAACAAATGGGCGATGATAGCAAGGCTTTTCCCTGGAAGGACTGATAATTCTGTGAAGAACCATTGGCATGTTGTAATGGCTCGCAAGTTTAGAGAACAGTCTTCTGTTTACACTAGGAGGAAGACGATGATTACTCATAAGCCACTCGTTACCCCTAATATTCACTCTTGCAATGATTTTGAACCGACTAGGTCAGATTTAATCCACCCTGTTGGCAATGACCAGAACCACCTTATGTTACCCATTCCTTGCTTCTCAGGTTTGAGTTTGTCCTCTATATTCTTAATTTGGTTTGACCACTCTTAATTGTCTTAATGTAGGTTTTTGTATATATTCCCTTATTGTAACATTCAGGTTATGATCATGGAATGTTTGAAAATCAAATGATGGTCGATGACTACTCTTCAAGGACACGAGAGGCTGCCACTAAATTCGATTTATTAAGCTATACCGGGAAGTGTGAGATGCTTGATGAGAGCATGAACGAGAAGAAGGAACCACACTTTTTCGATTTCCTTGGGTTGGGGACAGTGTGATTATCAccatgaacaagagagagagagagagagagagagagagaggaattAGGTTAGTTAACAAAAAGTAGGAGATGATTCCGAGTCTATTCAATGTAGTTTTGTTGCGTTAATTAATAACCATTTGTAGATTAATTGTGTTAGTACCATGCAACATTCTTAAACTCGTGTTACTTACGTACGTATCACTCTTTGATTAATTAAAGCTTTAATGTACATGCCATATTGTCTCTCTTTCAAAAGCAAAGTTGATTTGAAGTATAAACATGTACCACTTTATAGTTCTAACTAACACTTTAACTTATACGAAAGTGTCCCATTCCATCATCAATGTGTCGAGTAAGAGCAACAACATGCTTCACATATGAAGGAGAAGGTGACATATGCTAAAGATGGGACGATGATGTGGAATTAAGAAGCGACAAAAAAGAGAGTAGCAGAGAGATATCGGAGATCAAGAAGTCAAACTTAAGAGAATATTGTACGTTTGTCAACTTTTGGAATATGCAGAAATTAACAATACCATGCGATATCGATGAGGTTGCAACTTGCAAGATTCAGGCTCAGATTCTGCAACAAAATGTCCGAACATCTACTCTTAATCAATGTTATAAAAATGGTTAGGCGGTAACTAACGCTTTATATAAAACTAACGATTAGACAGATTATTCTGGATCTAAACGAGGTCTAGaagttaataaattattgttttattttatatatataataatatattttaatttttaagtttaattataaaattattgtgataaattattaaaattagatataaaaagtagaaaattttatagatttgtAATAACAGCATTGCTTACTTTAATATAGTTAAACTAATTTTGATCGGTTAGACGGATTTAAACCAATTTAGAATAATATAAATCGGtataaattgaattttaaaaaaaaatagtttcggTTATGATCGAGTTTACCGCCTATACAGGGCCTAGGTGCCGCGTACACCCATTTCTAGAACCTTATTCTCACGCCCATTGCATTGTTTTTGTTCCCTCCAAGaagttttctccttttattGGTTCTTACTAATGCGTCTCATCATCCTCATGTCACACACATATCCTCTttattcctttcttttttttgtttgggtcaAACTTCTACTCTTTATTCCTTATTATAACTCTTGTTCTAatcattttagttatttttatacgATATATTAAGTTGTAAAAGTCATTGTACTTTTGATGAGCTAATTCATTTCTGTGgtcaaaagagaaaaatatgCTTTCATCACCTGCAATAGAAATCTGACTGTTAACTTGCATAACGGTGGAATACATAAATGGTTATGCCATTTGCCGTTTACATTTCTTTACTGAAGCAAACAATAGCCATGGTTCAGCCATATGTTTGGGTTGACTAATGTTGAAAGCTaatgtattttttcttttggtatctGGCGGATCAAATCCAACCGATTAATGaattttttggttgactaatgTTGCCAAAATAAGTATTATCTCTCAATCAGAAGATCAAAtcagaaaatattttagattaatgGAATTTTTGGTTGAATCAGTTAGTAGACCGTCAAGGCTTcaatcatttaaatattttttcaatatatacacatatttgtATACATTCATTCAGTTATttaatttaagattttaaaagtaaacatttaattattttttggaatTTGTGAGAATTTTATTCAAACCGGAAACTAGGGTGGtttaaatcaaatcaaaccggaaccgggtttaaaaaacatttagcAAAAACcctcagctctctctctctctcttaccaAACCTCAGTGAGAGTGAGAAAACAACAACCATGGCGGCTACAACGACTCCTCTTGGCTTTGTTTTGCCGACGGGTTTATCTCCCCGTCGCGGTGGATTCAGGTTTTCATTCGTCCGATGCTCCGCTTCTCCTCTCACTTCATCCACCGCCTCTGGTAACCTCCTCTTTCGCTTTCTCGAATAAAGGATGAAACTTTCGGATCCTCCAAGCATCAAAACGATGTAAAGTCTTTGCCTTTTCTTTTTGTCGTAAGGTATAGTGGAGAAGCCGTGGAGTTCGTATAACGCTAGGCTTGTGTTGGAAGACGGCTCCATCTGGCCTGCTAAGTCCTTTGGTGCTCCTGGAACCCGTGTTGCTGAATTGGTCTTTAACACCTCCTTGACAGGGTGAGTGAGAGagctttcttttgtttttgtctttgtttgAAATCTGATGGTTACTTCATTTCTGACCttgagttttttgttttgtctttttggaAAAAGGTATCAAGAGATTCTGACTGATCCTAGTTATGCTGGACAGTTTGTGCTTATGACAAACCCACAAATTGGTAACACCGGTGTCAATCTCGGTAAGCAAGAAAGTCTAAAACTTTGAAAAGTTACGCAAGTTAACTTATACACTTGTAAATGTTAATGTTATAGATGATGAAGAATCTGAGCAATGCTTCCTTGCTGGTTTGGTCATAAGAAGTCTAAGCATCAGGTACTCATTTGAAACTCATTCCTCTGTActccgttttttttttaattttctaaccTTCTTAAGACCGCTAATTTTTTTCAGTACCTCGAACTGGAGATGCAAGAAGACACTTGCTGACTATCTAACCGAGAGGAACCTCATGGGAATCTGTGAGTTTTCTTGTGCTCTATATGCTATTTTTAGACTCCCACGTGTTATAGAAGTTTGTTTAATGATTATCAGATGATCTTGACACTCGAGCAATAACTCGTCGACTAAGAGAAGAAGGTAGTCTTAACGGTGTGCTAAGCACAGAGCAAACCAAAACAGACGATGAGCTTCTCCAAATGTCCCGTTCTTGGGATATCGTAGGTATTGATCTAATAAGTGATGTCTCCTGCAAATCTCCCTACGAGTGGGTCGACAAAACAGACCCTGAATGGGATTTCAACACTAACACACGCGATGGGAAGTCCTACAGAGTTAGTAACTActtctttcttctcttataGATGCTATGCAGCAACTtcttaactctctctctcttttggaATTTGGAAGGTTATAGCATACGATTTTGGAATCAAGCATAACATCCTAAGACGCCTGTCCTCTTACGGATGCCAAATCACCGTTGTCCCGTCGACATTTCCAGCTTCCGAGGCTCTTAAAATGAATCCAGACGGGATCTTGTTCAGCAACGGTCCTGGAGACCCTTCTGCTGTTCCGTATGCTGTTGAGACGGTCAAGGAGCTTCTTGGTAAAGCTCCTGTTTACGGGATCTGTATGGGCCACCAGTTGCTCGGACAAGCTTTGGGTGGTAAAACCTATAAGATGAAGTTTGGTCATCATGGAGGAAACCACCCAGTTCGTAATAACAGAACTGGCCAGGTGGAGATCAGTGCTCAGGTACTAACTAATACACAGCTTTCAGATGGGTGGTAGGGAACATTGTTACAGAGTTTTGACTGAACAcctctctttgttttttcttggaAGAACCACAACTATGCGGTTGACCCGGCTTCACTTCCAGGAGGGGTACAAGTGACACATGTCAATCTCAATGATGGAAGCTGTGCGGGTCTGTCTTTCCCGGCTATGAATGTCATGTCTCTACAGTACCACCCTGAAGCCTCCCCTGGACCTCACGACTCTGACAACGGTAACTTCCCTTTCTTTTCTCATCAGACGGTGAAATGTGAAACACATTTCAAGCCAGAAGAGTTGTTGTAatatgtgtttttgtttgtgtgTGATTGCAGCGTTTAGAGAGTTCATAGAGCTTATGAAGAGGTCGAAACAGAGCTCCTGAGATTAATGGGAAGCAGCAAACAAGAActgtttctttgttttgtagTACTATTTAAATGTTTCAACCATATCGCATAAGTTAAAACCAAGTGTTTTGTCAATGACAATGGAGTGATATTCTTGTTTTGTCTGTGACTATGTTGAGGAATCATCCCACACCACTTAAATAATTAAGAATTTGTAGTAAGAGTGGGAACCCTTTTGACCATCCTCATGTATCTTCACAAGGTATCTCATACATATAAtagtaacatatatattttgttaaactttAATCTTAAGTAAATGTAACCAGTAGATTAAACACACGTAACTAATGAGTATCTCATCTTTTATTGCGAGTCTTTCAGAACAAAGACATGAATATAGCCAGTATAGAATAGCTAATCATGTTTAATTACTCCATTCTACATGTCCAGATTTTATGGGTGGTGCAAAACCATCTCCAATAGTATCCATACAAAATAAATGCTAATGGAAAAACTGCAATGTAGTAATGAGTTGTGGATAAGAGTAGTGAGAtgaaaagatgaagaagacatTGGAAAAGAG
This Raphanus sativus cultivar WK10039 unplaced genomic scaffold, ASM80110v3 Scaffold2097, whole genome shotgun sequence DNA region includes the following protein-coding sequences:
- the LOC108826493 gene encoding transcription factor MYB105-like, producing the protein MGMEIAHTNVSSPSITPHFPSSSHPLTNNIVMSKDHHRWMDQIASWQYFSLNNDKGHYYASQGEEDMKNPNRCNCSNSSKKERGDCGSCRNSLKASVSRGHWRPAEDAKLKELVAVYGPQNWNLIAEKLQGRSGKSCRLRWFNQLDPRINRRAFTEEEEERLMQAHNLYGNKWAMIARLFPGRTDNSVKNHWHVVMARKFREQSSVYTRRKTMITHKPLVTPNIHSCNDFEPTRSDLIHPVGNDQNHLMLPIPCFSGYDHGMFENQMMVDDYSSRTREAATKFDLLSYTGKCEMLDESMNEKKEPHFFDFLGLGTV
- the LOC108823651 gene encoding carbamoyl-phosphate synthase small chain, chloroplastic isoform X1, which gives rise to MAATTTPLGFVLPTGLSPRRGGFRFSFVRCSASPLTSSTASGIVEKPWSSYNARLVLEDGSIWPAKSFGAPGTRVAELVFNTSLTGYQEILTDPSYAGQFVLMTNPQIGNTGVNLDDEESEQCFLAGLVIRSLSISTSNWRCKKTLADYLTERNLMGIYDLDTRAITRRLREEGSLNGVLSTEQTKTDDELLQMSRSWDIVGIDLISDVSCKSPYEWVDKTDPEWDFNTNTRDGKSYRVIAYDFGIKHNILRRLSSYGCQITVVPSTFPASEALKMNPDGILFSNGPGDPSAVPYAVETVKELLGKAPVYGICMGHQLLGQALGGKTYKMKFGHHGGNHPVRNNRTGQVEISAQNHNYAVDPASLPGGVQVTHVNLNDGSCAGLSFPAMNVMSLQYHPEASPGPHDSDNAFREFIELMKRSKQSS
- the LOC108823651 gene encoding carbamoyl-phosphate synthase small chain, chloroplastic isoform X2, whose protein sequence is MAATTTPLGFVLPTGLSPRRGGFRFSFVRCSASPLTSSTASVEKPWSSYNARLVLEDGSIWPAKSFGAPGTRVAELVFNTSLTGYQEILTDPSYAGQFVLMTNPQIGNTGVNLDDEESEQCFLAGLVIRSLSISTSNWRCKKTLADYLTERNLMGIYDLDTRAITRRLREEGSLNGVLSTEQTKTDDELLQMSRSWDIVGIDLISDVSCKSPYEWVDKTDPEWDFNTNTRDGKSYRVIAYDFGIKHNILRRLSSYGCQITVVPSTFPASEALKMNPDGILFSNGPGDPSAVPYAVETVKELLGKAPVYGICMGHQLLGQALGGKTYKMKFGHHGGNHPVRNNRTGQVEISAQNHNYAVDPASLPGGVQVTHVNLNDGSCAGLSFPAMNVMSLQYHPEASPGPHDSDNAFREFIELMKRSKQSS